From the genome of Etheostoma cragini isolate CJK2018 chromosome 23, CSU_Ecrag_1.0, whole genome shotgun sequence:
attCCAGATAATGCCTTTTGCTCCCAGGGAAATCGAGTACAATATTTCTACATGTAATTTTCTATATTCCATGTAATAATACCAGTATGCACTTACTTGGAATATCACATTATGAAGAAATTTTACAGCGTGGCTTATCTTCAACCAATGTTGACACATTATTTTATGAATAGGCCTACTTGAAATTGTCAGTCAGCATTGTTCTCCATCCTCAAATTATTCACTAGACATTGCTACATAAGATACTGCATgacttatgtgtgtgtctgtgtatgtatgtatacagtaggtgcagtacatatgtgtgtgtatgtatgtatgtgtgtttgtatatgtatgtgaaTATTTTAACCTTACTTTTGTCCTATACACAGATCACAATTGCACggaaaattgtttttgaataaatgctaataaaaagagttttgaaaaaaaagaaaagatactGCATCACATTACACTGCTCGTGCTTGGATATGCAGTGTGTCAAATGAGAAAATGGGACCTGGAGTTAGGTCAAATCTCAAGAAATGAACTACATTGCCACCATGTGGATTTtgaagaatttttttaaataccattCAAGGGAAATGAACATGCTTCAACTGTTTCTTTTTGATATCTCAATTTTATTTTCTAGTCTTTTGGTACAAATGTAAAATGGgattttgttgaaaacaagacAGCATGTAGGTTCGAAATTTAACAAACGGCAGATGCCATATCACATATCAAAAGAAATCAACAGAAACACTGTAACTAGTTGTGTTGCATTGCTGCCTAGTACTACAGAATACTTTGATGCTTGAACTTTTTGTGCATTACTCCCATTTCTGTAGTTGACTTCAAGCATGTCAGGAACATCCCTACCACAGCAGACAATCATTCAACTATAGGAAGAAACTAAATATGTACCAGTTGCACCAGATTATTGAAGCTGATAAAAATCAAgtccacacatactgtatttacattcatGGTAAATGGGTCTGAgccctttacatttcatcaGATAAAACTGAGGTATATTATTTACAAGGCTGTGATGCTGGCACAttctcaaaatacaaaatatgaaaaaaacaatgttaaaaatacagCCCTGCAGTGTATCATAAGCACACTGTGGTGAAACATAAATGTGtccttaaaatgacaaaacagaatGTTACCAATTTGTACAataaaattgagaaaatgtccaaaaatatgcatttattgTCTTTCAAAATTCCAACCAGTGAAGCCACACAGGATTGGGGGAGGGGTCCACTTGTAAATGACGACGCATCAGTTTTCGAATATCCACAAGATGTTCACACCAGAGAGGCCAAGATTTACTCTCCTGAATAAAAGTATGAAAAGGAATTTAGTTACCCTACATAAGACAAGCAACGTCAAACCAATCATTTGAAATTCAAATGCAATCTTCACTTTGTTGAAAATTAAGCATTATTCCGTTATACTCTGAAATGGCATATGTTGCATGAACTCACCCCAGCATCCCTGACTCCTTAGCCTTAATGACATAGAGGAACATGAGAATGGTGTGGAACAGGTTGTTCCTGCCCTATAATAGAATCAAAATGGGGTTGTGTTATTGCAATCAAAGTGTTAGATTAGAGGAAGACATCCTTATTTGTTCATAAGGTGTTTGTTCTGATGCccagtttcctgttttttttccaggaatATTTGTTGCAAATATGTGGGGATTACTATTATGAAGAAGTCCCCCAGACAACTTTTAAAAGGTACGATTCTGTCATTTAAAATTAAGTATTAAATCAAGAGCAACAATCAAAAGACGGGATGGGAAACAGGctttcaaacaaataaaatggatacagtcattcatttaattcattcgataaaaggtcagaaaaacaGCTGTCTTTCAGTTTTATCTTTGGCCAAAAATCCTTAAATTATAACTGTGGAACTCAACCACAAGACTTTGTAGGAAAACAAATATTGACAAGCTGTGTCGCTGAAAACCCAATGCGTCGCTCACTACCACATTTACttctcaaatgttttgtgtattcaGATGCACTGATGTCAATTATCATATCAAATTGTTGGACATGTTTGCTACATTGCTCACCCTTATTTTTATGtgctttgtatttattattctgCATTTATAAGCATTTGGCAAATTTAGTCCAAAACGTCTCTTGGGATTttcataaaaagacaaaggTTGTTTTTGCAGTCACCTTGGGTAGACTGTAGATATGTCCCTGGTAGATGAGCTGGTAGTGAGGGGGAGTGGTGCTGCTTTGGTGGATGCAGAAGAGGCTCTCCTTGGTAACATCTAGGAGAGTTGAGACAAAAACAGGGTCACAAGAACTGCAACAGCATGAAAAAGTGAAGTAAAGACAGTAAAGAAAGTGGATGATGGGTTTCAGGAATGGGAAGCAGACAGAGGACATAACGAGCCTTTTATCATTCTGCCTTCCTGTTTCTTCCTGccttggtgtgtgtttgtgtgtgtgtgggtgtgtgtacttACCAAGTTTGTCTGGGGTGTGACTGAAGTGCTGCGAGGTGAAAGTCTTCCCATCTGGGTATTTTGGGTGTGGGGGCAGTCTGGAGTCCAAGTATGTACAAAACATATGCATGAGAATCTAGAGGGACATACAAAGTATTAAGCACACTGATCTTAATGATAATTGTATTAGGATCTGTCACATTTCTTATCCCTAGAAGTttataaacaacaaaactaatGTAACACTGTTGCAACTagaaaatttaaattgtatCTTTAATTCAAGTCTCGTCATTACAAAGCTGTCCTCCAGCTCACAAACTATACTAGTCCACGATCTACATTTCACATTGCTGACTTTTTAATTGCAAAACAGCATTGGATTAACCCTTAAGGGGTATAACAACAGTGTGAAAATATGCCTATATCTGTGCATTCAGAACATAGGTACTAAGACCTCTATTAAAATACATATGAAAAGGCCAAATGAATAGAATGGTTTAGTTGCTCTATGGAAAACATTTTCCTAGGACATTAaggaaaaatgccaaacatcACTAAATGCACTCTCtcaaatgtgaacattttggggttttcttaGAGTCCtttgatagtaaactgaatatgttttGGATTTGAACTGtaggtcagacaaaacaagaaatatgaGGACATCAAACATCATCAAACTTGTGAAGTACATATTAAACAATCTGCTGACATTCTATGGATCAAATCATAAATCGAGAAAATATCTGGTTGTACCACCAtcttggggtgtgtgtgtgtgtatgtgtgtttgtttgtacacTTACAGCACAGTCAGTGGGGAGGTCTGTGTCCCACTTTCTGTTCTTCACATCACCACCACCATTCCAGCGAAAGGAGCTCATGCAGCCGCTGTGGGCCAGCTCTGACAGGACAGAATACACAAAgcacatgaaaaaacaacaacatgtattaGTACATGAACTGGTTCTACCACCATAAAATTATATTTCCTTTtcttacactcacacactataACATTACGTGTAAATCAAATGTCAGGCCCACACATGCTGTTGTGTATTGTTGAACCTACCCTTTAAACGGTCCACTAGATACTCCTGGTTGGGAGTGATGTCCAGATACTGAACAATAGAGTTCATCGTGGGGATGGATGAGGCTTTCATCACTGCTGCCTGTTTCAGGCTGCTTATGCTGGCCTCTGGTGGAGGAAAGAGTGGAAACTAGTGAGACTCCAAAATCACTAGAAGAATACATTGGAATGTCTTAGAATAGTTATTTTCaatgaattgaaaatgtgtgttgtacGCTTTCCTAAACAAACTGCTTTCTTGCTGTGCATTGCACTTGTCTGgcacattcatttttaagaaaatccaaaacaaatttgCTCTGcagcaaacaataaaacatttcccTTCAACTGAACAAGTTTCTTTAGCTATCCAAGTGCTAGAGCTCATTGTGTTTTATCCCATGAAACCCATAcgtttccaaaaacaaaaagaggcaTGGTTCATTGTAGTTGAGTAAGCACCTTTTCACCCAAAggcattaatataaaaatgacttacaaaaaaaatagtttgtattTAAGTTTATGTTCTTTGCTGCTGTATGGCGTTCGTGTTTCAAACCAACAGCAGTAGAAGGACACAGCACATTTCCAATCATGTTCTCAGATGGTTTACCTCCTATCTGGAGCTCAGGGTGGCCCATCCTCCTGAGCTGGCTGTTGACAGAGTCCATTTCCTTGACCAGGGGGACCAAGATAGTGTCACTGATCCACTGCAAGAGAGATCTATAGATTGGTTTTCTGATGTAAGTTTGTGACAAAAATCCCATTCTAAAAACGTTTTCATAAACCAAGTTTCTTGAGTATGTAGTTCTGTGAATAAGTTTGAACACTCACATTTCTAAGCTTGGCTGTCCAGCTATCAATGCGGTCCACTACAGGGCGACTGGTAGTGATCCTGGCCCACACCTACATGACAGGAAGGGGAAATATCATTTAATGGCAATCATACATTCTACTCTGACTCATTtctcattttgaaaaacaatactTGTTCTTATTAGGGCACGACAATAACAATACTAACAGACCTCCTCTGCAGCCTGTTTGGAGCCCAGGTCCGTCTCATCCTTGTGGGCAGATGGGGCTTGAGAGCGGCAGGCCGGCTGATACAGAAACTTCCTCAGGCTCTGGGCGTAATCTCCCACGGAGCGGTTGTAGTTCCAAAATGTCGGGCTGTGGCTCGGAGACACAGACTCTGGACTCCCTATGGTGAACACCAGTTCATTGTGATATTATTCTATTACCAAATACATTGACATGTTTTTCCACATTCAGTCGGAGTGAGTTTGGTTACTAAATCACCCAAAGAATTGATTGgtaaaagcttgtaaaaaaacaaactctttaTCTATATCTTCCTGTGTCAGATATGCCCGTGACTCTGGTGAATAAAGTTAGTCCTGCTCTGTTGAGAATAGCAGCGGAGTTCCGACAACACCGGCACACCGTACCTAGCTGGCTGCGGTgactcctctcctcctctgtgcgGAGGAACCTCTCCAGGCTTTTCAGATCCTGCATGCAGTCTTCCTTGCTTCCAGGGGAGTTAAACACTGAGGGGGATGTGCGATATCGAGCTCTCAGGCTTGAGCCTTCTGCCGGTCCAATGCTGCTGGGGTAGGGAGAGGAGCCAGGGGAGGGACTGTAGTTCAATACCTAAGAAAGGAAGAACATAATGCTCCAAATGTAAAGAGGGTGAGTCACTTTTTAAGGAAATTAATCCATTacattgaccccccccccctcacacatcTCCAAGCTTAGCCAGATACCAGTGATGTGACAGGGATGTACCTTTCCAAAAGCCACGGAGGGGGAAAAGGGCCCCCCAGCACTGCTTGGGGTGGATGGGCTGCTGAGCGGAGGACTGTACCCGGGTACACAGCTGGGAGAGAACTTGGGGCTGGTGGGGACCGGCCGTGAGGGGCTGAAACTTAGTACACTTTGGCCCTGCAATGGAGACGACTGGGCTGGAACTGGggtctcctttttttctggcTTTTGGGGCGGAGTGGCATGAATACCTGCAAGGGGACCGACAACAACCAGCATACTTAGTAAGTCCCATACTCAAAACTAAGGACCTAACTGTGTCAGCATACAATTTATATTGATTACACATAGGCCCGTCGCAAtagtcaataaatcaattaattattGCACGATAAGAAAAATCCACGCAAATTTTTTTTCCGGCCGTGataatttccatttgcatgcttgtttgtttttctgctctctctctacCAAAGACACTGGATGCCACTATCGGTTCCTTAGGGTAACAAGGAGTGAACCCTGTTGTCAGTAGCATGGTCTTTGTGTGGGGAGAAAGGACTCTTGGCggaaaggcagagagaggaaatgCAAGGCgccatcaaacaaacaaaaaagaagatagTATATGAGCAATATCCGCCATGTTACTCTGCGTCCTGTTTTCTCCCATTCTTTCCAAACCCTACAGTTGACAACCTACCGTTGGCAGCGCTGGAACGACAATATTGTCATTTATTGCAATAATTTGCAAGAAACTGAGAAAAATGTGTTATCGTGACAGGCCTAATTACACAAAAGGAGTTAAAAAATACCAATTCTTccaggaaaataaaacagagcctcacttgtgtttttcagacCCAGAAGTTGATGCTGTTCTGGGGATACAGCAATGGTGGAGGGAGACATTGTGTATTTGAAATATTTCCAGAAGTCAAAAAGGGCATTCAGGCTAAATAGAGAGGCTAGCACCAGTTCTGTAAAcaaggagaaaagagaaggacACACTTAGCGTATAGGGTGTCTGTTAGTGTCAAATTAAATGTCAGTCTTTC
Proteins encoded in this window:
- the tmem209 gene encoding transmembrane protein 209 isoform X1 → MQRCGCHSLQRVFCSASRLSLKKELDNIMLTPGKDGMPSMIDRALRMRREEQARQVVLAWAVLNVSLAGMIYTEMSGKLLSRYYNITYWPIWYIELVLASLFSLNALFDFWKYFKYTMSPSTIAVSPEQHQLLGLKNTSIHATPPQKPEKKETPVPAQSSPLQGQSVLSFSPSRPVPTSPKFSPSCVPGYSPPLSSPSTPSSAGGPFSPSVAFGKVLNYSPSPGSSPYPSSIGPAEGSSLRARYRTSPSVFNSPGSKEDCMQDLKSLERFLRTEEERSHRSQLGSPESVSPSHSPTFWNYNRSVGDYAQSLRKFLYQPACRSQAPSAHKDETDLGSKQAAEEVWARITTSRPVVDRIDSWTAKLRNWISDTILVPLVKEMDSVNSQLRRMGHPELQIGEASISSLKQAAVMKASSIPTMNSIVQYLDITPNQEYLVDRLKELAHSGCMSSFRWNGGGDVKNRKWDTDLPTDCAILMHMFCTYLDSRLPPHPKYPDGKTFTSQHFSHTPDKLDVTKESLFCIHQSSTTPPHYQLIYQGHIYSLPKGRNNLFHTILMFLYVIKAKESGMLGRVNLGLSGVNILWIFEN
- the tmem209 gene encoding transmembrane protein 209 isoform X2 is translated as MLTPGKDGMPSMIDRALRMRREEQARQVVLAWAVLNVSLAGMIYTEMSGKLLSRYYNITYWPIWYIELVLASLFSLNALFDFWKYFKYTMSPSTIAVSPEQHQLLGLKNTSIHATPPQKPEKKETPVPAQSSPLQGQSVLSFSPSRPVPTSPKFSPSCVPGYSPPLSSPSTPSSAGGPFSPSVAFGKVLNYSPSPGSSPYPSSIGPAEGSSLRARYRTSPSVFNSPGSKEDCMQDLKSLERFLRTEEERSHRSQLGSPESVSPSHSPTFWNYNRSVGDYAQSLRKFLYQPACRSQAPSAHKDETDLGSKQAAEEVWARITTSRPVVDRIDSWTAKLRNWISDTILVPLVKEMDSVNSQLRRMGHPELQIGEASISSLKQAAVMKASSIPTMNSIVQYLDITPNQEYLVDRLKELAHSGCMSSFRWNGGGDVKNRKWDTDLPTDCAILMHMFCTYLDSRLPPHPKYPDGKTFTSQHFSHTPDKLDVTKESLFCIHQSSTTPPHYQLIYQGHIYSLPKGRNNLFHTILMFLYVIKAKESGMLGRVNLGLSGVNILWIFEN